The genome window CGCTTTCTCGACGCCAATGTCCCAACCAAGCATGGGGGTCATTTGCACCGCCGCGAAACTGAAATTCTTAATCGCGAGGGAATAGTGGGATGGGGACCACTCACAGAGTCGAACGGGAAGCTATCGCAAGAGCGCCGGATGGTTTCAACAGTGGAAAGGGACCCTGCACATTTCAACGGTCTCGTTCAAGCTTTGGTGAACAAATTTAAGAAAAAATGTGAACCCGAGTGCACGCTTCTCGTGCTTGCTGTGGGATATTTCGAGGGCGGGACGAGGGAGTGGTTTGAGCGTCTTGCATGTTCCGCAGTAAGCACAGCGCGAAAACAAGTCTCACAACCGAATTGGATCAAGCGAATTTGTATCCTTGATCAGGGCTTTTGCATCGACTCCGGCTAACGATTCGCCGACCAAAGCGCCTTACGCCTCGACATATTCCGCAACGGCGCTAGGCGGGGGCACGGGTAAGCCGTCGGATTCCAGCCCCTCAATATGGAATCGGATCGCTTCTCGGAGTTCCTGCTCCACGTCGGAGATGGTCGCTCCTGTCGCGATGCAGCCCGGCAAGTCCGGCACATAGGCCGAATAATTATCGCCCGCCTTTTCGATCACGACTGCGTAACGCATCACTGCTTCTCCTTCAGACCTGCCTGTTTAAGAATGCTGTTCAGCGTTCCCGGGGAAATATCGTCTGAAAGCTTGCCCGCGACGGTTGCTCGACCCGCCTTGGTCGGATGTTTGAACTGGCGATGGCTGCCTCTTGTGGCGGCCAAAAACCAGCCGTCCTCCTCCAGCAAACGGATCACGTCCTTTACTTTCATAACGCTGAAAAGCCCGCGTATCCAAAGGCCATATTATATCTCTTCCCGCTCGATCCGCGAATTCTTCTTCGTATCCGGCATCGTCGCATAGACGATGAGCGAAATGAAAATCGCGGCGCTGGCGTAGTAGAAAAACCCGCTCTCATGGCCCTGCGCCTTGAACCAGAGCGCCACATATTCCGCCGAGCCGCCAAAGAGCGACACCGTCGCCGCATAAGGCAGCGCGACGCCGGTGACGCGGATCGCCGCGGGAAAGAGTTCGGCCTTCACGACGGCGTTGATCGACGTATAGAGCGCGACGATCAGCCACGCGCAGCAGATGAGCGCGAAGGCGATCCATGCGTCGCGCGCATTCTGAATGGCGGTCAGCAGCGGCGCGGTGAAAATCGTTCCCAGCACGCCGAAGGCGATGAGCATCGGCCGGCGGCCGACGCGGTCCGACAAGGCGCCGTAGATCGGTTGCAGACAGAGCGCGAAGAGAAGCGAGCCGGCCGCAATCCACGTCGTCTGCGCATCGCTCAATCCGGCGGAGAGCTTCAGGAATTTCTGCATGTAGGTCGTATAGACATAGAAGGCGATGGTGCCGCCGAGCGTCAGTCCAACGACCGTCGCCGTCTCGCGCTTATGCGCGAGGAGCGCGCTCAGCGATCCACGTCGCGGTTCGGCGCGCGACGCCTCGAAGGCGGGCGTCTCGACTAGGTCGCGGCGCATATAGAGCGCCACGATCGCGAGCAGCGCGCCGAGGGCGAAAGGGATGCGCCAGCCCCAATCGCGCAGCGCCTGAGCGTCGAGCGCGACATTCTGCAAGATGAGCAGCACGCAAAGCGCCAGCAGCTGGCCGGCGATCATCGTCACACATTGAAAGCTCGAATAGAAACCGCGGCGCTGGGCATGCGCCATCTCGGCGAGATAGGTCGCGCTCGATCCATATTCGCCGCCAAGGCTGACGCCCTGAACGAGGCGCGCGACGAGCAGCATCGCCGGCGCGCCGACGCCGATCGTCGCATAGGTCGGCGCGAGCGCGATGAGGAGCGAACCCAGACACATCAGCAGCACCGAGAGCATCAGCGCGGCGCGCCGGCCGCGCCCGTCCCCGATCCGTCCGAAGACATAGGCGCCGATCGGCCGCATGAAGAAACCAAGCGCAAAAACGCCGGAGGCCGACATCATCCGCGCGAGAGGGTCTTCGCCAGGAAAAAAGGAGTCGGCGAAATAAAGCGAAAAAGCCGAATAGACATAAAAGTCGTACCATTCGACGAGATTGCCGATCGAGCCGATCAAAATCGCGCGCAGCCGCGCCGCTTCGGTTTTGACGTCGATCGCCGCCGCGTCTTCCTTCATATGTCCTTCACACCAACTGGCTGGCGACGTTCACCATGAGCGCAAGGATCGTGGTGTTGTAAAAAAACGCGACGATGCCATGCGTCGCGACCAGCAGTCTCATCTGCGACGAGCAGGTTTCTATGTCGGCCGTCTGAAAGGCGACGCCGATGACGAAGGAAAAATACAGGAAGTCGATATATTGCGGCATCCTGGTGTTGGGGAAATGCAGTCCGCCGCGCGCCGTCGGCGGCTCGTCCGGATCATGCTCTTCCTCGAAGTAAAATTCATGCGCATAGTGAAAGGCGAAGGTTAGGTGCAGGAACAGCCAGGAGTTCAGCACCGTGATGATGGTGAGCGCAACGGCTGCGCCCCTTTCCCAGCCTTCCATTGACTTCACCGAACCCAGCTCGACGACGACGGCTCCGAAGGAGGCGGTGGCGATCGCGGTCGTAAGCAACAGCATGACGAAGCGGCCCTCGTCGAGATGCTGGGCGCGTTCGCGGATTGTATCGTGCGTGGCGCGGGCGATGAGCAGGTAGACGAGAACGAAATAGCAGAGCGCGACGGCGTTCCATGCGACGAGCGCGCGTGCGACCAGCTGCATCGCCTGCGGCAGAAGAAATCCGACGACGACGCCGAAAGCGAAACTGAGAAAGAGCTGCGGGCGCGCGCGGACGATGCGAAAGGGCGCCAAAATGGCCGAGGCGCGCCGACGGGTCTTGGACAGTCCTTGTCCGGGCATCGGCGCGATTCCTCAGTTGCGCCGCGCGGCGACGAAACGGGCGGCCTCTGCCAGAACGCCGGTCGCCTCCCCCAGTCCTGTTTCACGCAGCGCCGCCGTCGCTTCTGCGACCAGCGCGTCCCGTCTCGCGCGCGCGGCGTCGAGACCGAGAAGACCGACAAGAGTCGCCTTGCCGCGTTCGGCGTCTTTGCCGGCGCGCTTGCCGAGCGCGGCGCTGTCGCCCTCCGCGTCAAGAATGTCGTCGGCGATTTGAAACGCGGCGCCGAGCGCTTCGCCATAGCGCGTCAGCGCGCGCGCCTGCGACGCAGAAGCGCCGCCGAGGATGCCTCCGGCGTCGACGGCGAAGCGTAACAGAGCGCCCGTCTTCATCGCCTGCATCTGCAAGGTCGCTTCGAGCGTGAGCGGCGTCGCCGCCGTTTCAGCGGCAAGGTCGAGCGCCTGTCCCCCGACCATCCCGCCGAGCCCCGCCGCGCGCGCCATGGCGAGCACCAGCGCCGCGCGCACGCCGGCGTCGGCGTGCGTCTGCGGATCGGCGACGACGTCGAACGCGTAGGTCAGCAGCCCGTCGCCCGCGAGGATCGCCGTCGCCTCGTCGAAGGCCTTATGAGTCGTCGGCCGGCCGCGGCGCAGATCGTCATCGTCCATCGCCGGCAGATCGTCATGGACGAGCGAATAGCAATGAATCATTTCAAGCGCGCAGGCGGTGCGCAGCGCCGCGTCGCCGACGACGCCAAAGAGCCGCGCAGCTTCGATGACGAGAAAGGGCCGCAGCCGCTTGCCGCCGCCGAGCGATGAATAGCGCATCGCCTCGAGCAGGCGCGCGGGACGGCGAATCTCGCCGGGCAGCGGCGCAGCCGCGAGCAGCGCGTCGAGCGCGGATTCCGCGGCGTCGGCGGCGGCGTCGAGACGGCGTCTAAATTCCTCGGCGCATGCGGCTGCATCCATGAGAGCGATGTCCTTAAAAAGCAAACGACAATGGCTGCTAGCAAATTTACGGTCCAATCCCAAGGGCGCCCTGCGCGCTCCTTTAAGGCGAAAACGCGTCGCGTTTCGGTCTTTTCCTAAGCCGCGCGCGCCCGAATGTCGCGCGATGTTGTATTTTTGCGACAGTCTTCGCAGACCGCTTTTATTAAACTCTGCGTGACGCCAATGCGGCTTGCGGCATTCCCAAGCGGTCGTCGGCCGCGGCGTCGTTGCAGACTCTCGCGGCGCGCATCGAACGGACTGATCCGGCGCCGCTTCGCCTGGATGCGGACGATCCAGCCTCACCCTAGGAGAAACGCATGAAGAAAGTTCTGCTGCTGACGACCGCCCTCATGGCGGCCGCGCCGCTTGCGGCGTGCAACACGCCCGGTGAACGCGCGGCGGGCGGCGCGGTGATCGGCGGACTTGGCGGCGCGGGCATCGGCGCGCTCGCGTCCGGCGGACGCGCCGGCGGCACGCTGGCCGGCGCGGCGATCGGCGCGGCCAGCGGCGCCGTTATCGGCGCGGCGACCGCTCCGCCGCGGCGCTGCGCGAAATGGGGCTGGGACTATTACGGCAACCGCGTCTGCGTCGCTTTCTATAACTACTAGAGCGCTTCCCGATCACATGGAATCATGTGATCGATAAGGAAGCGCTCAAAATCAAAGCGTTGGAGCAGGTTCTCCTCGAAAAAGTCTGTCAACTTTTTCGGAACCTGCTCTAAGAGCGCGCCAAATTGTTTTAAACCGCAGGCGAGCGCCTGCGGTTTTTCTTTTCGGCCCACGCGATCGCCACGCTCCAGGCGCCGCCTTCTTGATCTTGGAGGTGCGGCCGCTAATTTGAGGCGAGCGGCGCCGCCGGGAGAGAGTTCATGCCAAAGGGCTTAACCAAACTGATGATTCTAGGGGCGATTGGTTTCTTTCTCGGCGCCGCGATCGTCGGCTATTACTCCGGCTGAGATTCTTCCCTCAACTTCGCGTTAGCGGAGGGACGCCGGTCCGAATGGGCGCCGTCGACCCCTGCAGCGTTGCAGGCTGCGAAAGCCGACGAAGAGTGGCGCGGGTAAGGAATGGCGCAGACGCGCCATACGCGGGGCGCTTGCGCGTGAAAGACCCGCCGATGCGCTGCGCGCAGACGCAGGCGAGCTTGCGCGCTCATTGTTCATTAACCATGTTGATCTAAGTGATAGGCGCAGACGAGGCGCAATCAGGAGACGGAGCAATGGCGATGAGCAACAGGACCAAGATTGGAATCGTTCTGGCGGTTGGGGTTCTCGCCGGCCTCTCGTCGGGGTTGCTGTCCCTGCTGCTTTTGGCGGCGGCGGGTTTCCTGATCGCCTGGGGCCAGAATCCCAAGGGCGTCGAGGACTTCTTCGAAAGCCTTCCCTTTCGAGACTACAGCTCTAAAGCCTTCTCTCGCTTGAACTCGATCCTCTCTTAAGACCTCCCGCGGCGCGCCCCGCGTCGCCGTCCGTCCGCTCAATAACGTCAAAAAGCCTGCCGGACCTCTCCGGCGGGCTTTTACGGCGTGGAGAAGACGACGCCGCTTTTGGCGGCCGCGCGTCTAGTGCGAACTGACAGACAAATTATTGAGCTGGTGCTGCAAGAGAGGATTGAACTCCAGCACATAGCCCTCAATCGTTTGATTTTGTTACTGATCCCAGCGTGGCGGATTGCGTTTGTATAGCAGTTTTGCGGCTCAGAGATCAAGGACCGGGAAGCATTGCTGTGAATAGCTCCGAAACTCAAGCGTCGCTCATCTTGCAAAGGGATATGCCGTTCGCCATCTGCCGAACATATACAGCGGACTTTTACCGGGAGCGGGGATGACATTCATCGAAGGGGATCAGGCGCGGCTTTTTTCCCGGCTTTATTTGGAGCATGGCCCGCCGACCCGCGACAGTGCACGGATGCGGCGGCGGCTCGTGGAAGTCTGGCCGGCCGTAAACGAGCAACAGATCGCCTCGTGGATTACCAAGCGCCTAGGTGTGGAGGTCCCGAGGGATTGGCACGGTGAGCCGGTTTGGAGCCGTTACTTAAGTGACGCGGACCTGCGCGACGTTCTCGACGCAATCACCATCGCTTTCCTTGTATCCCGTGATCGAAAGTTCCTTATTGAAGTCGCCACAATCTTTCGGGAAGAAAACGTTGGCTATCGTGTAGACGAACAGGGCGTAGTCCACTTCGCGGTTGATGTAGAGTTCGAGCGCGCGGTCCAATCGACCATTAGGGGATTAGATGACCCTCGATATGGCAATGTGATTGCGTCGTTCAAGCGCATACAACCCGAGCTGAACAAAGACCCGCCAGACGGAAAGCAGGCTATCAGGGCGTCATTCGACGCTGTCGAAGCACTCTTCAAATTGATGTTTTCGCGCGCCCACAGGCTTGGTGGCGGGGAGGCTCAAACGCATCTCGCGCCCCTTGTTACGGACAGGTCAGAAGAGGGGGCAGAGAGGCGCGCTGCGCTGAAGTGGGTGTCATCCTTCAAGGAGTGGATCGAAGCGTGTCATTTCTATCGACACGAGCAGGGGCAGCCGGAGCCCCACCAACCGCACATTGACCTCGCCATCGCTCTTATCAGTGGGGGCATCACGTATTTGAGGTGGCTCGCGACCTTTGATCGGCCCCGGGGTGATCAAGAGTAGGAGTGCGGCGGCTGATGAGCGAGGTGTTTGGGCTGAGGGGGCCTACTTTTGCTTGCGCCTGTGTCACCCGCCAGGGATTGCCGTTATGCGGCGACGATTGCCGACTCACCCGCTTTAGCAATTCTCCCGTGGGCCGGTCTTCACAAACCCAGTTGATGCGTTCAAGGCCACCCTCGCAATATTCCGCGCCGCCGAGATTGTGAAAACGTAAAGAGCGTATTTCACTAAATCCCGCGGCGTCGGCCGTCGCGGTCTACTCACTGCCGCACGGTTCGCACTATCGCATGGTCTAAATCCGCCTAAGCGTGTCCTGCCACCGCGCGATGGTTGCCGCTTGTATGTAATGCAAATTCTCTCTCTGAAACGATGCTTCGTAAGTTACCGTGGACACATGCAGCAACCTGTCTGCACCGACGATGCTCGGCCCCAGCTTTTCAGTATAGCCATCATCCGTCGAATGCCGGTGAACATGGACTATCAGACCATCAAAATAGAAGCGAAAGATTGGGATGCAGTTTTCGGAATGCGTTCCGAGAGTTGGAATTATCTTGGTCTGCGCGATAGGCGAGTGGTTGTGTGTAGGGCCGAGAGTTGAAAGCTGCGTCAAAATGGCTGGGTAAAATGCTAGCTGCCCGGGTTTGCCTTCCACAAGCAATTTGCACAGGAGTTCAAGGTCCTCCGATGGTAGTGTGACCTCCGAAAATTCCGGCCGGGTTGTGGCCGCTGCTCTCCACAGCAGGCTCAAGAAGAATAGTCGTGCTCGGGTAGCGTCAATCCCCTTGACCTCGCGGAGGCCCCACATCCCGTTTGGCAAACGCTTGTGATCGTTCGTCGCCAAGACTTGCATCGGGCCCCAGCCACTCCAAAGAAGCTTTCGCTGGCGGAGCGTGGCAATTGCCCACGTGTCCAAGTCCGTCAGGATTTCTTCTCCTGACCGCGTAACAAGCTTGTCGTCATACCAGCTATCCCAACGTCGTATTGGGCGCTCGCCGCGCCCCTCTTGGATGAGGGGAAGCCCCGGTTCCTCAGGTCTCGTTAATGCTTTGGGGATCAAATGAGATTTGACAAACCGACCCTTTGCGCCCGTGAGTTTGCAGGTTCCCTCAGCCATTGCGGTCCGCCAAACTATCGCCTGAGCGCGCCATATCGCACATGCGGTGGGCTCTCACTAGTCTCTCAGGTGTTGGGGAACGTTCCAATCAAATAGCCTTGTCTCTCGTAAACACGAGGCAAAAGTATTTGCCTACCAATTTCACTGATTTATGAGAGTCAATCCCGAAAAATCCTAGCTCGGAGCCTGAATCTAACCGGTTTCCGCCGGTGACATGTGGTGACTGGGCCCTTGAGGGACAGGCCACATATTTTGATAAGTATCTGAGCGGCTGGTGCTGCAAGAGAGGATTGAACTCTCGACCTCTCCCTTACCAAGGGAGTGCTCTACCACTGAGCTACTGCAGCGCTTGATCGCCCCGAACGCCTGAAATCGCGTCCGACGCGTTCGGGGCCTGTGTGCCACAGGGGCGCGCAAGTCGCAAGCGCGCACGTGTCCAGCCCATGGCTTCGAAATCGAGTTAATTCCGGCTGACTCTCAGCCGTCATCCCGGCGTTGTGCCCGGCGTCCCGCCGGTCAACCGCTAAACGCTCCGCGCCGACACGGCGCGTTCGGCTCACATCCTCGCATTTGCCTCGCGTCATCGCGTGGATCGCCGCGACAAGCGCGGCCATGACGCCGTGAGATGACCCCTCGCTAACCCGGATTCGGAGCCCTGGCGTCCAGCCCAGGCCACGGCCGAACGAACGCCTTCGCCGGACGAGCCCGACGAAAACAGGTTGTGTTGTTGAAAAATACAACCTAGGATAGAAATATCGATCGATCATGTCGGCCCTTCACATCGAAGGCGCGTCCGCCCGGGTCGACGTCGCACGCGCCGCGACGGAGGATCAATTGATTGAGAATTATCTTTCTGACGAACATTGGCAGGCCGTCGCACCCGTCCTTCCTGGAAAACAAGGCGACCCAGGCTGTAGAGGCCGCGACAATCGGCTTTTTCTCGAAGCGGTGTTTTGGATTTTTCGCACCGGCTCGCCGTGGCGCAGCCTGCCGCCGCAGTTCGGCAAATGGTACACGGCCTATACGCGCTATCATCGCTGGGACAGGAAGCACGTCTGGCCGCGCGTCGTGGCCGCGCTCAGCGACAACGGCAAATGCGATTTCCAAT of Methylocystis sp. SC2 contains these proteins:
- a CDS encoding DUF1345 domain-containing protein, producing the protein MPGQGLSKTRRRASAILAPFRIVRARPQLFLSFAFGVVVGFLLPQAMQLVARALVAWNAVALCYFVLVYLLIARATHDTIRERAQHLDEGRFVMLLLTTAIATASFGAVVVELGSVKSMEGWERGAAVALTIITVLNSWLFLHLTFAFHYAHEFYFEEEHDPDEPPTARGGLHFPNTRMPQYIDFLYFSFVIGVAFQTADIETCSSQMRLLVATHGIVAFFYNTTILALMVNVASQLV
- a CDS encoding type II toxin-antitoxin system HicB family antitoxin; the protein is MRYAVVIEKAGDNYSAYVPDLPGCIATGATISDVEQELREAIRFHIEGLESDGLPVPPPSAVAEYVEA
- a CDS encoding MFS transporter, whose amino-acid sequence is MKEDAAAIDVKTEAARLRAILIGSIGNLVEWYDFYVYSAFSLYFADSFFPGEDPLARMMSASGVFALGFFMRPIGAYVFGRIGDGRGRRAALMLSVLLMCLGSLLIALAPTYATIGVGAPAMLLVARLVQGVSLGGEYGSSATYLAEMAHAQRRGFYSSFQCVTMIAGQLLALCVLLILQNVALDAQALRDWGWRIPFALGALLAIVALYMRRDLVETPAFEASRAEPRRGSLSALLAHKRETATVVGLTLGGTIAFYVYTTYMQKFLKLSAGLSDAQTTWIAAGSLLFALCLQPIYGALSDRVGRRPMLIAFGVLGTIFTAPLLTAIQNARDAWIAFALICCAWLIVALYTSINAVVKAELFPAAIRVTGVALPYAATVSLFGGSAEYVALWFKAQGHESGFFYYASAAIFISLIVYATMPDTKKNSRIEREEI
- a CDS encoding transposase, with the protein product MSALHIEGASARVDVARAATEDQLIENYLSDEHWQAVAPVLPGKQGDPGCRGRDNRLFLEAVFWIFRTGSPWRSLPPQFGKWYTAYTRYHRWDRKHVWPRVVAALSDNGKCDFQYDKYGLRFAPRDDIGAPEHARNDADGHPRAAVGELVGV
- a CDS encoding polyprenyl synthetase family protein — encoded protein: MDAAACAEEFRRRLDAAADAAESALDALLAAAPLPGEIRRPARLLEAMRYSSLGGGKRLRPFLVIEAARLFGVVGDAALRTACALEMIHCYSLVHDDLPAMDDDDLRRGRPTTHKAFDEATAILAGDGLLTYAFDVVADPQTHADAGVRAALVLAMARAAGLGGMVGGQALDLAAETAATPLTLEATLQMQAMKTGALLRFAVDAGGILGGASASQARALTRYGEALGAAFQIADDILDAEGDSAALGKRAGKDAERGKATLVGLLGLDAARARRDALVAEATAALRETGLGEATGVLAEAARFVAARRN
- a CDS encoding type II toxin-antitoxin system HicA family toxin, whose amino-acid sequence is MKVKDVIRLLEEDGWFLAATRGSHRQFKHPTKAGRATVAGKLSDDISPGTLNSILKQAGLKEKQ